The Candidatus Poribacteria bacterium genome includes the window CTCTGTCTCAGCAGTTCCAACGAGTCCAGCAGGAGCTTCAGATCGAAACGATTCAGCGCACCGACGTAGACCTGGATCGGATCATCTTCCGGGAGCCCGAGACCTCGCCTCAACTCGCGCTGTGGGTTCCCCCAACCGAATGGGACATAGCGCGAGACAAAGCATCCGGGGCGCTGGATGAGGATCCGCGTCGGATCGTAGCCCATTGAGCTCAGCCGTCTGAACAGCGCCTGCGACACCACGGTTGCCGAATGGGCGTGATGGCGAAACGCCTCTTCAAACCACGTCTCGAGATGCCCGAAGGTGTCCTGGTAGAGTCGGGAGGAGCGGCCCACCATGGTCCCGCCTTTCCCGAACCAGTCCCACCAGCTCAGCACCAGCGGACGCTGCTGGACATGACGGAAATACAGCGCTGGCAGCAACACGGCTGGCCGGCAGTCGATAGCATGGACGATATCGAACGCCTCAGCCCGCAGGCGGAGGATCCGCCGGATGCCGTTGATCGGGTCCGCTCCTTGCCTGAGCGGGCCCCACAACAGATCCGGTGCTTCGAGGTACTCGACGTTCGCCTGCACACGCCGCTGGAACCGCAGCAACCGAGTCGGCGACGTCGAAACCAACGTCACGCGATGGCCCCTTGCCGCGACGGCTTCCGCCATCTCGGCGACCTTGACATAGGCAGAGCCGTTGCAGACGTTGTGGATCAGCATCGCGACGCGCATCGAATAGTCCCTAAGGATCGACGGATCGGGTCGTGCTGCACAGGCAGCGGCGTCCCATGGCGACGCTTGCCGACTGTACGACTACATGTGGGCGGCTTCGGCGTAAATGCCGATCATTTGCCCCGCCGTCCGCTCATAGGAGAAGTCCTGCGCTCGCGCGAGACCGCTTTCGCGTAACCTTGTGTGCAGATCATCCTCGCTGACGACTCGCTCGATGGCGTCCGCAATCTCATCGACAGATTTCGGATCGATCAACACCGCGGCGCCTCCGGCGATTTCGGGGATGGACATCACGTTGGACGCTATGACGGGAGCCCCGCAGGCCATGGCTTCCGGGATTGTCAGACCGAACGTCTCGTAGTGTGACGGATACACGAATACGCTCGCGCCATTGTAGAAGAGAGCTACGTCCGGATGCGGAAGGTAGCCCGTGAAAACAACACGGTCAGCAAGCCCGATGGCTTCTGCCTGCCGTTTGATCTTGCCGAGATACCCGTCCGTGTCATTCCCGCCGACGCATACCAAAAGCATGTCTTTGCACGCCGGCTTGTCGCAAACCCGTCGAAACGCTTCGAGCAAACCCTCTGCGTTCTTGTACGGATAGAAACTGGAGACAAACAGCACGTACGGACGTTCGATCCTGAATCTCCGCGAAAGCTCAGCCTTGACGAACGCTAGGTCCATGACGTGGAAGATGGTCGGGTCGTATGCCTCGTGGACCTTTCGTATCTTCGCTCGGGGGACACGCAGAAACCTGTCGACGTCTTCGACGCAACTATCGGAGTTTGCGACGACAAGCGTCGCACGCCGCGCCGAACGCTCCAGCATCAGGCTCCGGTAGGTTCGCACGCGCCACGGAACTGCTCCCGCATGATGAAACTGCGTAAGCGCCTTCACCGTCAGGACGAGCTTGCCCGGTGACGTGATCGGAGCAATCGTCGCTGGCGCGTTGAACACATCGACGCGGTAGCGCCAGAGCAATGCAGGAATCGATGTGTGTTCCGCCAAGACGCGCCACTTGCGGGCTTCGTTGGACGGGCCGCCATGGACTAGGCGAAAGTTCTGGTACCCGAACTCGTAGAGATGCCGGTTCGTCCGACTGACAAACACGACGTACTCGTTCTCGGTGTCGAGCTTGCCGATCTCCCGCAGCAGATTGATGAAGTACCCTTGCGCGCCGCTGGGGCTGAAGGGGTTCTCAGATAGCGTGTTGAAGCCGATCCGCATCGGTGCCCGTCTCACGCGTTACGCGTTCGGTTCCTGTTCGTCTGCCAGCAGCTCGATGTGACCTCGCCAGCCGGGGTGCGGGTCGAACTCCACGCCCACACGCCGACGATGGCGCATCATCGACGAAACATCGCCATCTCTTGCGTGGACACGCAGCGCGTCCGGGTCCGCGAGCCGGAAGCGCTCGGCAAGCGAGCCCGTCGACGCCTCCGCCTGGGCGAACCCGAGCTGCGGTACCTTTCGCCAGTCAAACCCCATGAGCCGCGTCACCGCCATGTCCACCGCGTACGGATGGTCCCCGACGACCACCCAGCCGCTGGCGATTGGCTTGGGGGACAGGGGTCCGTGCAACTGCCCGCCGACGATGCCATCGACGACCGATAGGAACCGCCTCTGCGGCTCATCCCGGATCGTGCCGTCGGCATCGGCGTAGATCAGGATGTTCATCAGATCGACGGCCATGCGCCAGCAGGTGTCGTTGCGGTGCCAGTTCCCGGCCACGACCGGCTTGTCGACGCGAACGTGCAATCCATCGCGCAGCAGACGGTATGCGCCAAATACGACCGAGTAGATGAACTCCCCAACGCGCGACCCCGATGTCAGCAGGCGCTCCTGGAGCCATGTCCTCGCTGCCAGGGCTTTTCGGCCCTTGACGTCCATCGTGTCCGGGTATTCGTCGCCGCCTTCTCTGGGCGAGCCGACGCGGTAGTGGGGCAGGTAGTTCTTGTCGCCGTTGATCCCGACGAGGTTCTTGATATTCAGCGTGACGCCGACCTTCTTATGCACCTTCATCTTGGGCGCATTGATGACGATGTCAGCCTCTAGGACGGTGCGGGAGACTAGGTACTCGTGGCGACCCTCGTGATGGTGGCTCACGGTCTCGGTTCGGTCGTAGTCACTGCCGTAGAGACGCTCAGGATTCGGCAGATCCGCGAGCGCACTTCGTGCTCCCAGGTCGACGACGGTGTACCCATTAGGATCACCATCCAAGTAGACGCGGTCATCCTGCCGAACGTACCCGCGATCCGTCACGCGACGGCGCAGCTTGCGCAGGTCGAGGAAAGCGAAATCGAGCCTGTGGCGCTCGTAGAACGCCGTGATGGCTTCGAACCCGCCCCATGCCGACAGTTCCTCAAAGTCGCAGTCCCACTGCGGCGCGTCAGCGATCCGCACAGAACCGGACCCCTGGAGGGCGATGAACGCGTAGTCGGCGATTGCCCGGAGCACCGACGGGTGTGTGACGACCGGATCGAGCCCATGGCCCTCTTCGTTGAACGAGAGCACGAAGTTCGGCTTGATGACGACGCGATCCCCAGGCTCAATGACCGTCCCTAGCGGGTTCCAGCGATCCGTTCCGTAGTTCGCCGAATCCATGCCGTTCAGATGGAACGCTTCACGCACAGCGGCATACGCGTGATTCGGTTGAGGTGAGTGTTCCCCAAGCCGGTACTCGGGATAGACGTCGCCGGGGTGGTAGGGAGGTTCCTGAGGATACATTGGGAACTCGACGTGGGCGACCGCGACGTCTGCCGTCATCGATGCATTCTCTGCGGTGGACATGCTGTTCGTAGGCGTCGGCTCAATCGGAGTACCGCACCGGGAGTCGCTGGATCAGGAACCGGTGCTTCCCGGATGCGCTGCGCGGGATCGATTCGACATACTCGATGTGGATGTCGATACCTGCCAGTTTCTCCCCAATCTCGTCGCAAATCCGCCGCTCGTCCGCCTCGCCGTAGTCCGGACGCCTCGCGATGCGCATCGACAGTTTGCCGGGCTCTACCTGCTCAAACTGGAACTGCTCGACGCGGTCGAACAGGTCGTTGTGCATGTTCACCGCGGTCATCGAGACGTGCCGGCCGTCGCTTGTGACAACAAGCTCCTGCAACCGTCCTTCGATGCGCGAGACCCGCAGAAAACCGGGGCACTGGGAGGTCTCGGATGTGTCGAGAGCCGCCAGGTCACCAGTTCGGTAGCGTATGAAGGGCATCGCCCGATTGTGGAACCCGGTCACGACGATCTCTCCGACGTCACCATGGCGCGTCACCGGTTCGCCTGCCGGAGAGAGCAGCTCGGCGATGCCATACGCCGCGTGGAAACAATACCCCGGCGGATCGTCCACCTGCAAGGCGAACGCGGCACGCTCAGCCATCCCGTACCACGACACGACGGGGCATCCGAACGCCGTCTCGACGAGCCGGCGTTGCCAGTCGTAGAGGTTCTCCGACGCAAGGAGTGCGGCGCGAAGCGGCGGAGGCCTCTGACCCGTTTCGATGACATGCTGCGCCAGGATCGTCGCTGCGGACGGATAGGCGTGCAGGTACTCCGGCCGATACCGCTGCATGGCGGGCAGAAAGTGCTCGGCAATGACCTGTGGCGAGAGGTGGTACGAGGACAACAGCAGTTCTCGCGCCAGTGGGTCGTGGGCGTGATAGCGGCCACGTTCAGCGGAACCGACGAACTTGCCCCGAAGCACGACGTTGCGGCTTCGCGGCGTCCACCCGACCTGAGCCCATGTCTCGTGCAGGTGTGCCAGGGTCGCCACGTTCGTCCTGCCGCGTTCCAGGTAGAATCCGAACGGGATGCCGGTCGATCCGCTGGTGGTCATGTACGTGAGCCGCTGTGGTGGGCAGTCGTCAGCGACGAACCGCATCCGATCGTCGCTCAGAGCCACCTTGTCGAGGGCAGGGAGCCTTCGGAGGTCGTCCAGCGACCCGAACGAATCGGCGTGCCAGCCGTGTCGTCTGAATAGGTCGCGATAGAACGGCACGCGCTGTCGAGCGTGTTCGAGCAGGCTCCGCAGGACGTCCAGTTGGTACGCTTCAGTCTGGTCGCGGTTCCACGTGCACGCGGCGCGGAACTGCCTTCGCGCCTCGACGTAGAGACACGCCAGCCTCGGCGAGAACACGACGTCGCGGAACCCGGCCCGAAGCGGATACGGCACGACACCGTACGCTGCCTTGAAGGCATGCACCAGCAGATCTCGTTGCGGTCCCATCACGCACGTGGCCCATCTACGGACACCAGAACCGTCATTCGACCTCCGCTTGAAGCCCGTCGGCCTGGGGCTGAAGACGATCCTCGACCCAGAGCGTCATCTCCGTCGCGTGTAGCTGTTCCCAGACAGGGATGGGTGGTTCTGTTCCGTGTCGTATGGACTGGAAGAACGCGCGCACGGCGGATCGGTGTCCCTTATCCGCCACGCGTCTGCTGTCGCCTTTCGCGCGCACGCCCTTGGCAGCCCAGCCGCGATAGTCGTTGAGGGTGAGCACCGCCCCGTCGACAAAGACCTCCATCGTCTCTTTCGGGTGGTCCGATGATCCCAGCGCGGTGTAAGTCAGCGTCGCGATGCTTCCCTCTGCGAATGCGAACGTCGCGGAGAAGTTGTCATCGTGCCGGCAATGATGGGTGCGCGGCACGATGTGGGTTACAGCAACGCTCTCAACCGATGCGCCCGTCAGGTAGCAGAACAGATCGTAGATATGGCAAGCTTCGCCGCGATTTCGTCCGCCGCCAGATGAAGAAAAGAACCAATGGTCGGGCGGCAGACGGCCTGCGTTCATCCGGTAGTCGATGATCATGGGGTTGGTGCGCCGTCCGACGATGCTCGCCATTGCCGCAATGTCCGGCGCAAACCGTCGGTTGAACCCCGTCTGCAGCACAGGCGCATCCGAGCCGAGCTCCGAAAGCAGATCCTGGATGTCGTGGTACTCCTTCCAGGTCATGCAGAGAGGCTTCTCGACGAGGACATGCTTCCGGGCTCTGAGCGCGAGCATCGCCATCGAGGCATGGACATCGTGAGGCGTCGTCAGGATGACGGCGTCGATGGTTTCGTCGGCAAGCAGCGCCGCGTAGTCCGTCAGCGCGTGGTCGGCTCCTAGCTGACGGGCGACAGCGACAGCGTTCGCCCCTGTGCGGCTCACCACGGCCCGCACCTGGCATAGATCCGACAGCTCCGACAAGATGGGCACATAGGTGCCCTTGGCGAAGCTCCCTGCACCCACCAAGGCGACACGAACCGGCGATTCAGACTGAATCCCCCGTCTCGGCGTGTGTTCCAGGCGGACATGCGTCGATGGGGCATCGCCAGGGTCCGGGTAGTCCAGCACGACCAGCAGGGGCTTCTGCTGCCCGTGCTGGAGCTCACGGTACGCGTCGGCCGCCCGATCGATTGGGTAGGCAGCTTCGACCAGCGGCCCGACATCCATCGCCGAGTCACGAAGGAGTTCCAGGTACGCCCTCATGTTGCGCTGCTCGGTCCAGCGAACGTACGCGAACGGATAGTCGACGCCGCGCTCTTCGTATTCGGGATCGTACCGACCGGCACCGTACGAAGTCGAGATGAGGAAGTCCAGTTCCTTCTCGTAGATGTCCTGGCGGCGCACATTCAGGCCGACGTGGCCGACCAGGACCACTCTGCCCTTTCGCCGGCACATGCGGAATGCCGTCGAGATCACCTCGTCGTTGGCTGCATGCGCGGCAACGATCACACCGTCGGCGCCGAGGCCGTCCGTGTTCAGTAGCACTTGCTCCACGGGGTCGTTTGCAGCCGGGTCGATGTGTGTCGCCATCCCAAGACGTTCCGCCAGGGCGACTCGATTGGCGGAGAGGTCCGATCCGATCACGCGGCAACCATTGGCTCTGAGCGCCTGAGCGGTCAGTTGGCCCACTGCCCCAAGGCCAATCACGACAAACGTCTCACCGATCGTCGGGGATGCGCGACGTATCCCCTGAAGGGCGATCGCACCGAGCGCCACCGTGCTCGCATGGCGGAACGGCAACGCCGGAGGAACAGGCACGACGAGGTTCTTTGGAACGCAGATCACTTCTGCGTGATGGGCGAACTGCGCACCGGCACATGCTACTGCCATTCCAGGCAGTAGACCCTCGACTCCCCGCCCTAGTTCGAGGACGACGCCTGCCGCAGAGTATCCGATCTGGTGTGCAGCGGACACCTTCCGCCGGACCTCGCGGATCGTTGCCCGGACGCCCGATGACAAAGCCCGGTCGATGACCTGTCGAACTCTCTGTGGTTGCTCCAGCGAGCGCTGGATCAATGACTTCCCGCTCGCCTCAAGCGAGGCAAGCTCCGTGCCGGGAGAAACGCACGAGGCGCGCACGCGCACAAGGACGCATTGGTCCTGCACGACGGGAGCCGGCACGTCATCGACGATCACCTCGCCGTCCTTGAGGAACACCTGCCTCACGTCACGCGCCCCCCCGGAGAGGGATTCGTCGTGGGTTTCACGAACAAGGCGTCCACATAGGAGACGTGCCCGTCCCGCGGGTCATAGACCTGGGCGACGTTGCCCCCGTACTGGAACCCAAGCCCACACAGCGCCACCACCAAGGCGTCGAACCGTGCCTGCCCCTCGTAGATGCTGTCGAGATTCGCCTCAATGGTGCATGCGCGCGCTCTGCCCAGCGTGCGCGTCGCTCCCCGGATCACTCGGTCCTCGAAACCCTGGACGTCCATCTTCACCAGGATGCCATCCTCGAGCGACTCGCCCGCCAGCGCCGAATCAAGCGTATCGATCGGCACGCTGATCCGTTCCTGATCCAACAGTTCCGGGTGGAGACGACCGAAATCGCTTGTGGTCTGAAGCATCGACGATGATGGAGAGAACTCACGGTGTCGCAGCATCGTCGCCTCGCCTGGGGCTTCTCCGAGCGCGATAGGAAACACCTTGACGCGCCCTGCGCTGCCTTCCGCCCACGTCGAAAGCCGCGCCGCGACATCTGGGAGTGGTTCGAAACAACAGACCTTGGCATTCTTGAAGGTCTCGAGGGCGAACTGCGCAAACTGCCCCTCGTTGGCACCAATATCGATCACGCTGCGGATGGACAACCGGCTCAGGCTTCCCCATACCTGTTCGGAAAGAGAGGACGCGCGAACTACGTCAAGCCCTACGGAACGGAGTGCGCGATGCGCGAGGCGTTTCGCTATGGAGAGCAGGGATCGCATGGCGCTGAATGAGTCCTCCGACCTGTGTCCTTGGGCAGCAGCTCGCAAGTGCCGAGCGCTCAGATGGGAGAGCAGAAGGCAAGGACGCACTGCTTGGCGTCGCTTGTGGCACACGCCTGCACCAGACGAGGCAAGATGCCCGGCAGATGGTAGTTGAACGTGTCCATGCACTCAACCCGGAAGCCACTCCATTCGAGCACCTTCCTCACGTCGGACGGAGTGTACTCCCGATTGTGCCCGGCGTACGGGTACTCACTGTCGTAGTAGTGTTCGATGGCCGGGAAAGGGGGGCGGCCGCGAAGCAGCATGCGCAGGCGTTTCCAAAGCGATGCCGCGTTCGGAACGTCGAGTACGAAACGTGAGGTGCCGTCTCTGAGAAGTCCGTGGCATTTCTGGAGCAACGCTCTTGGGCTGCCGTTCAGGTGCTCGATGACAGCCATCAGGAGTACCGCGTCGAATGTGCCGGGCAGAGGGTCTGAGATGATATCGAGGTCGAGGAACTCGATCGACGTCTCCCGAAGGGCGCTTGTGATCTTGGCGTATTCGCCAGCGTAGAGCTCGTGCTTCTCGACGGTCACCACATGGAACCCGAGTTCCGCCAACATGAGGGGCAACGTCGGAACGAAACTGCCGACATCGACCACGGTGCCCCCATCTGGGAACTGACGGCGAAGGTACGTCGCAACCCGCATGTACGGGACGGACTCGTTGTCGATCCGATCCACGACCGGATTGTGGGCAGCACGCGCGATGTCGCGGTCGTACTTGCTCAGCCGATCCCAGTCCAGTTCTCTCAGAACCGGCGCGAGGCGGGTTCTGGCGCTCCGAAACGCCTCGACCACCTCCTTCGGGGTTCTCATTCGCATTCCCTTCGACTGCATCAGCCCTTGACTGTCAGCCATTGGAGCTGTTGGGCGAGCTCGGGTCGGCACGGCGTCCCAAGGTCAGGGCTCTACGCATGATACTCGTGTCACACCAGCCCCGCCAACCAAAGCCCTCCCACGTGTGGTACACGGCAAGGCACAGAGCCAACCAGACGATCTGAGACACAGAGAACGAGATAGCGAACCATGTCGTCCCTGCTGAGTGCGTTGCGACAGCACATGGGACGAATATCGCAGTGCCGACGGCAGGGAGCACCGACGTCACCAGTGGGAACCCGCGCGCGGCGATCACCTGGATGACCGCCGAGGCGACCACGGTCGCGGCGATCCCCGGGAACGAGGCGACCAACACGTAATCGGGGTCCGCGAACTCCGCGCCGAACACTATCTGCGTAAACGAGGTGGGGAACGCCAGGACCACGAGGAACCCGGCTGCCAAGGCAAGCGTCATTGCCTGGACCACAGCAACGGTGGTCGAACGGATCGAGCGCTGCGCCGCGTATGGCAGCAGCACACGCCCAAGAACGCCGGACACCTGACGTCCCGTGTCAGCCAGCGTGTTGACGCAATTCCACAGCCCGATGAACACCGGCGTCATCAGCCGCTCGGCGACCAGGTATGGGCTTCGAAAGAAAAGGGCGGTCGAGAAGTTCGCCAGGACTGCCCGGAAGCCGAGACCCCCGAGCTGCACGACGAGCGCGGTTCCACCAGCAGAGCCGGTCCCGAGCCGTCGCCGGACGAGAAGCCATGAGGCAAACGCGCAGACGACAAACGAAGCAGTCCACATCACGGACGCCCTGAATGCGTCGACCCGGATCTGCGCGACAACCGCGCCAACGGCAAGCGAAGCGAACATGAGGGGGTAGATGAGCGCGACGATGGCTCGCCGGAGGAAGTCCTGCTGGCCGATGAACAGCGACTCCACGCCTGTCCGGTATGCCAGTGCGACTGCCGCAACGATCCACATGACGCGCTCGGCGATGCCCGCTGACGTTGCGACGTGTAACCCCTCCGGGAGCATGTTGAGCAACGGAGCCACAACTGTCGCCGCTCCGACAAACAGAGCCAAAGAGAGCACCATCAGTCTGTGCGAGGTCTGCTCGCGGCGAGCGTCCGACGCGACAAACACCGGGATGCCGTAAATGACTCCGAGCGAGGTAAACGGAAGAAGAAGGAAGACAACGCTCTGGAAGATGCCGAACTGCCCGTACGCAGCCGACCCCATCGCGCGACTAAGGAGCATCTGGGCGAGAACCGAGCACGGGAACTGAACCGCCATCGCGATGTAGGAAATCACGACGCCCCGCCGGAGCGTATCGCGGCGTCGGTTGTCTGAGAGCTCGCCCATCTCGTCGCCGTGGTTCATGTGATCCTGCAAGCGCGGGCCCGCTTCTGCGCCGAAGTCTCCTGCCTTCACGTCTCCAAGCCCTCAGCCTGTATCCCAACGATGGCGTCGAGCTCCGTGGCAAGCTGGGAGGTCAGATGCTGGCGGTCGTACCGCGCGAGCCCGTCGACGGAAAGGTCGCCAAGCCCCCCCGACCGCCAGCGGACAACCAGTTCCGCCAGCGCCTCGGCGATCCGCTCGGGATCGTTCCGAACACAGACGCCCAGTTGGTTATCCTCGACCAGCGACCAGGCGGACCCAGGGTCCCCGATATAGAGTTGTGGTCGGCGCGCCGCCCAATAATCGTAGATCTTGCCAGGCACCATGGACGGGAAGCCAACGTCTCCGACGGTCAACAGAAGGTCCGCGTTGCGCGTCACTTTCCAGAACTCGTCGCGTGGCAGAAATCCGACCTCACTGACGCACTCAGTCAAGCCGGCCCTCCACGCGTGCTCCGCAGATACGCGCGGCAGAGGGCCCACGAACAGGAGATCGATTGCCTCGTAGCAGTCCGGCATGTCGCGTCGTAGGTGCGACAGCGCGTCGAATAGCGCGCGCGGGTCGCGGGTCGGCGGCATCACCGTCCCGGCATGTACAATGCGCAAGCGCCCATCATCTCGGTCGTCACGAGGCGTCGAAGCGCCAACCTGCAACTCATCCAGGTCGCATCCGTTCGGGATCATGCGAATCTTGCGACGCTGTGCGCCGTATCGTGCGACGAAGTCCTCGTAACTCCGGGTGGAGACCACGACGACGCGGTCAACCGCTTGCACCGTCCGGCGCTCGACCCATCGCCCGATGGCTCGCTGGATTCGGCTCTTTGTGTAGAACGGAGGCGTGTCCACCCAGTCGTCGCGTACATCCCAGATGACTGGCTTGTGGTAGATGCGTCGCGCCAGCCATGCCAGGACGACCATCGACCGGGGCGGCGCTGTCACGAACACAGCATCGACCCCGCGGCCGGACATCCAACGGCGCATCCGCCAGAGAGCGAACGGGACCCACGCGATCATGGGATCGTAGGTGAGAAGGTGTCTGTCGAGGAGCCCCTGCACGGTACGGCAGAACGCGCGCAATAAGCGCTTTGGGCCCAGGGATTGCTTCCCTGTGGCGGCTCTTGGGTCCGTTGGGGCGGACCCTCCTCGCAGAAGACGGACGAGGAACGCCGGCGGCTGGATCGCCCGAATGCGATCGACCGTCACTCGCGGATCGACTTCTGTCAGGAGCGACGCGCTGTCCCGCCGGACGTACGGGTTCCCGGAGTCGCGGATCGTGAGGACGATGGGCTGCCAGTCGTGGTCGAGCAGATACCGGCTGAACTTTGTCGCCCTGATGCTGCCACCGACCGTCCCAAATGGCGGGTACTGGTAGACGGCCATGAGGAGACGACGTGCGCCGGACTGCGGCTCATGGCTTGACGTTGTCACCTCTACCATAGGAGGCCGACGTACCGGTCGGCCGAGATGGCGTCCCTGTAGCTGCCATTCAGGTCGAGAACCGGAGCCTTCGCCGCCCGTAGGACCTCCGCGAAGCTCTGGTCGAACTTCGACACGACGTGAAGGTCAGCAACGACGGCAAGCTCCGCCGCGTTGGGGACATGCAGGTCCAGGGCGTGCGGAATGCGCTCCTCCAGGTAGGCGACGCTATCGCTGCCCCCGCGCCGGGTGAGGGCTCCGGCCACGTCGGGATCATGCCATTGAGCCGGTACGCCGGCAGCCAGGATGCCATGTAGAAGATCGACCACCGGGCTCTCGCGCACATCTGCCGTGTCGGACTTGAACGAGATCCCCCAAACGGCGACGCGTTTCGGGCTGAGAGAGAGCACTCGATCCAGCGTCCGCGCCAGATGTCGCTGGTTGCTCGGGATTGCCGACTCGAGGAGAGGCAGCCTAAGGTCGCTTCTGCCCGCCAGGAACGCCAGGGCCCGAAGGTCTT containing:
- a CDS encoding glycosyltransferase family 4 protein, producing the protein MRVAMLIHNVCNGSAYVKVAEMAEAVAARGHRVTLVSTSPTRLLRFQRRVQANVEYLEAPDLLWGPLRQGADPINGIRRILRLRAEAFDIVHAIDCRPAVLLPALYFRHVQQRPLVLSWWDWFGKGGTMVGRSSRLYQDTFGHLETWFEEAFRHHAHSATVVSQALFRRLSSMGYDPTRILIQRPGCFVSRYVPFGWGNPQRELRRGLGLPEDDPIQVYVGALNRFDLKLLLDSLELLRQRRALPLTVLVGEHDVSPLDAKRLRVRTTGRLESFSDMLRHVGAADQALLPLQLTTANMARWPSKMGDYFCCGRAIVATPATDLPDVFAEHDIGVLAHDDSPAAFADAMESALSDICATRARGDNARRFAEAVLDWDSIAGQLIEWYDTTASAFYSR
- a CDS encoding glycosyltransferase family 4 protein, encoding MRRAPMRIGFNTLSENPFSPSGAQGYFINLLREIGKLDTENEYVVFVSRTNRHLYEFGYQNFRLVHGGPSNEARKWRVLAEHTSIPALLWRYRVDVFNAPATIAPITSPGKLVLTVKALTQFHHAGAVPWRVRTYRSLMLERSARRATLVVANSDSCVEDVDRFLRVPRAKIRKVHEAYDPTIFHVMDLAFVKAELSRRFRIERPYVLFVSSFYPYKNAEGLLEAFRRVCDKPACKDMLLVCVGGNDTDGYLGKIKRQAEAIGLADRVVFTGYLPHPDVALFYNGASVFVYPSHYETFGLTIPEAMACGAPVIASNVMSIPEIAGGAAVLIDPKSVDEIADAIERVVSEDDLHTRLRESGLARAQDFSYERTAGQMIGIYAEAAHM
- a CDS encoding DUF362 domain-containing protein translates to MSTAENASMTADVAVAHVEFPMYPQEPPYHPGDVYPEYRLGEHSPQPNHAYAAVREAFHLNGMDSANYGTDRWNPLGTVIEPGDRVVIKPNFVLSFNEEGHGLDPVVTHPSVLRAIADYAFIALQGSGSVRIADAPQWDCDFEELSAWGGFEAITAFYERHRLDFAFLDLRKLRRRVTDRGYVRQDDRVYLDGDPNGYTVVDLGARSALADLPNPERLYGSDYDRTETVSHHHEGRHEYLVSRTVLEADIVINAPKMKVHKKVGVTLNIKNLVGINGDKNYLPHYRVGSPREGGDEYPDTMDVKGRKALAARTWLQERLLTSGSRVGEFIYSVVFGAYRLLRDGLHVRVDKPVVAGNWHRNDTCWRMAVDLMNILIYADADGTIRDEPQRRFLSVVDGIVGGQLHGPLSPKPIASGWVVVGDHPYAVDMAVTRLMGFDWRKVPQLGFAQAEASTGSLAERFRLADPDALRVHARDGDVSSMMRHRRRVGVEFDPHPGWRGHIELLADEQEPNA
- a CDS encoding phenylacetate--CoA ligase family protein; its protein translation is MGPQRDLLVHAFKAAYGVVPYPLRAGFRDVVFSPRLACLYVEARRQFRAACTWNRDQTEAYQLDVLRSLLEHARQRVPFYRDLFRRHGWHADSFGSLDDLRRLPALDKVALSDDRMRFVADDCPPQRLTYMTTSGSTGIPFGFYLERGRTNVATLAHLHETWAQVGWTPRSRNVVLRGKFVGSAERGRYHAHDPLARELLLSSYHLSPQVIAEHFLPAMQRYRPEYLHAYPSAATILAQHVIETGQRPPPLRAALLASENLYDWQRRLVETAFGCPVVSWYGMAERAAFALQVDDPPGYCFHAAYGIAELLSPAGEPVTRHGDVGEIVVTGFHNRAMPFIRYRTGDLAALDTSETSQCPGFLRVSRIEGRLQELVVTSDGRHVSMTAVNMHNDLFDRVEQFQFEQVEPGKLSMRIARRPDYGEADERRICDEIGEKLAGIDIHIEYVESIPRSASGKHRFLIQRLPVRYSD
- a CDS encoding zinc-binding dehydrogenase yields the protein MRQVFLKDGEVIVDDVPAPVVQDQCVLVRVRASCVSPGTELASLEASGKSLIQRSLEQPQRVRQVIDRALSSGVRATIREVRRKVSAAHQIGYSAAGVVLELGRGVEGLLPGMAVACAGAQFAHHAEVICVPKNLVVPVPPALPFRHASTVALGAIALQGIRRASPTIGETFVVIGLGAVGQLTAQALRANGCRVIGSDLSANRVALAERLGMATHIDPAANDPVEQVLLNTDGLGADGVIVAAHAANDEVISTAFRMCRRKGRVVLVGHVGLNVRRQDIYEKELDFLISTSYGAGRYDPEYEERGVDYPFAYVRWTEQRNMRAYLELLRDSAMDVGPLVEAAYPIDRAADAYRELQHGQQKPLLVVLDYPDPGDAPSTHVRLEHTPRRGIQSESPVRVALVGAGSFAKGTYVPILSELSDLCQVRAVVSRTGANAVAVARQLGADHALTDYAALLADETIDAVILTTPHDVHASMAMLALRARKHVLVEKPLCMTWKEYHDIQDLLSELGSDAPVLQTGFNRRFAPDIAAMASIVGRRTNPMIIDYRMNAGRLPPDHWFFSSSGGGRNRGEACHIYDLFCYLTGASVESVAVTHIVPRTHHCRHDDNFSATFAFAEGSIATLTYTALGSSDHPKETMEVFVDGAVLTLNDYRGWAAKGVRAKGDSRRVADKGHRSAVRAFFQSIRHGTEPPIPVWEQLHATEMTLWVEDRLQPQADGLQAEVE
- a CDS encoding FkbM family methyltransferase, which translates into the protein MRSLLSIAKRLAHRALRSVGLDVVRASSLSEQVWGSLSRLSIRSVIDIGANEGQFAQFALETFKNAKVCCFEPLPDVAARLSTWAEGSAGRVKVFPIALGEAPGEATMLRHREFSPSSSMLQTTSDFGRLHPELLDQERISVPIDTLDSALAGESLEDGILVKMDVQGFEDRVIRGATRTLGRARACTIEANLDSIYEGQARFDALVVALCGLGFQYGGNVAQVYDPRDGHVSYVDALFVKPTTNPSPGGRVT
- a CDS encoding class I SAM-dependent methyltransferase gives rise to the protein MADSQGLMQSKGMRMRTPKEVVEAFRSARTRLAPVLRELDWDRLSKYDRDIARAAHNPVVDRIDNESVPYMRVATYLRRQFPDGGTVVDVGSFVPTLPLMLAELGFHVVTVEKHELYAGEYAKITSALRETSIEFLDLDIISDPLPGTFDAVLLMAVIEHLNGSPRALLQKCHGLLRDGTSRFVLDVPNAASLWKRLRMLLRGRPPFPAIEHYYDSEYPYAGHNREYTPSDVRKVLEWSGFRVECMDTFNYHLPGILPRLVQACATSDAKQCVLAFCSPI